In one window of Undibacter mobilis DNA:
- a CDS encoding TetR/AcrR family transcriptional regulator: MTALTTREQIVTTADRLFYENGYEHTSFADIAAAVNISRGNFYYHFKAKDEILTAVIAARLAHTKTMIEGWEREAPNPEARIRRFMHMMIANRAAIKRYGCPVGTLVTEMAKLDHVAREDANKLFGLFRAWLGTQFRALGCGADADRLAMHLLARSQGVATLANAFGDDRFIRREVALMEEWLTAAVAHATPRPDNRRRQH, encoded by the coding sequence ATGACCGCCCTCACAACCCGCGAGCAAATCGTCACGACCGCCGACCGTCTGTTCTATGAGAACGGTTACGAACACACGTCGTTTGCCGACATTGCAGCAGCCGTAAATATCTCGCGCGGCAATTTCTATTATCACTTCAAGGCAAAGGACGAGATACTGACCGCTGTCATTGCCGCTCGACTCGCTCATACGAAGACGATGATCGAGGGTTGGGAGCGCGAAGCGCCCAATCCCGAGGCACGCATTCGCCGCTTCATGCACATGATGATCGCGAACCGCGCCGCTATCAAACGTTACGGCTGCCCGGTCGGCACGCTCGTGACCGAGATGGCCAAGCTCGACCACGTCGCACGTGAGGACGCCAACAAGCTATTCGGTCTCTTCCGCGCCTGGCTCGGAACGCAATTCCGCGCCCTCGGTTGCGGCGCAGACGCCGACCGGCTCGCGATGCATCTGCTGGCGCGCAGTCAGGGCGTCGCCACGCTTGCCAATGCATTTGGCGACGACCGCTTCATCCGCCGGGAAGTTGCCCTGATGGAAGAATGGCTGACCGCGGCCGTCGCCCATGCAACGCCCAGACCCGACAACCGCCGAAGACAACACTAG
- a CDS encoding ArsR/SmtB family transcription factor: MVELLTPQLDTVFHALGDATRRQMLRDLAAGERSVGQLAEPFSISLAAASKHIKVLEGAGLIRREVKGRTHMCRLEPGPLASAHEWLGHYERFWAGRLDILESLLRADDARKLSATKKPSIKKKGPRQ, translated from the coding sequence ATGGTTGAATTATTGACGCCCCAGCTCGACACCGTTTTTCACGCCCTCGGCGATGCCACGCGCCGGCAGATGCTGCGTGACCTCGCTGCCGGCGAGCGCTCGGTCGGTCAACTGGCCGAACCGTTCTCGATCTCGCTCGCGGCCGCTTCCAAGCACATCAAGGTGCTGGAAGGCGCCGGGCTTATCCGCCGCGAAGTGAAGGGGAGGACGCATATGTGCCGCCTCGAACCCGGCCCGCTCGCCAGCGCGCATGAATGGCTCGGACACTACGAGCGCTTCTGGGCCGGCCGCCTCGACATTCTCGAAAGCCTGTTGCGTGCTGACGATGCGCGCAAGCTTTCCGCCACCAAGAAGCCAAGCATCAAGAAGAAGGGACCGCGTCAATGA
- a CDS encoding LOG family protein produces MTDDPPRALITDPEEPLCGEFRPGNGNRGERLQNEFNAVEEVLGRWRIRSTIVVFGSARVREDGPGRHPFWYQQARAFARIASEQGGALRPRGQVHDNVIATGGGPGIMEAANRGAHDAGAPSIGFNIELPFEQRPNPYTTADLTFQFHYFSIRKMHLAMRANALVVFPGGFGTLDELFEILNLRVTRKAPPVTTIMVDRAFWKSVINFEQLATAGMVDPAEFSAFDFADDAGEVWAKLAATDLTSRYDNVPVVPTAK; encoded by the coding sequence GTGACAGACGATCCGCCGCGCGCGCTGATAACCGACCCCGAGGAGCCGCTCTGCGGTGAATTCAGGCCGGGCAACGGCAATCGCGGCGAGCGGCTGCAGAACGAGTTCAACGCGGTGGAGGAGGTGCTGGGCCGCTGGCGCATCCGCTCGACCATCGTGGTGTTCGGCTCGGCGCGCGTGCGCGAAGACGGGCCGGGGCGTCATCCGTTCTGGTACCAGCAGGCGCGCGCCTTTGCCCGCATCGCCTCGGAGCAGGGCGGCGCCTTGCGGCCGCGCGGCCAGGTTCATGACAACGTCATCGCCACGGGCGGCGGCCCCGGCATCATGGAAGCGGCGAACCGCGGCGCGCACGATGCCGGCGCGCCGTCGATTGGATTCAACATCGAACTGCCGTTCGAGCAGAGGCCCAACCCCTACACGACGGCGGATCTGACGTTCCAGTTTCACTATTTCTCGATCCGCAAGATGCATCTGGCCATGCGTGCCAATGCGCTGGTGGTTTTTCCCGGCGGCTTCGGCACGCTGGACGAACTGTTCGAGATCCTGAATCTGCGCGTTACGCGCAAGGCGCCGCCGGTGACGACAATCATGGTCGATCGCGCGTTCTGGAAGTCGGTCATCAATTTCGAGCAACTGGCGACCGCCGGCATGGTCGATCCGGCCGAGTTCAGCGCGTTCGATTTCGCCGACGACGCCGGGGAGGTCTGGGCCAAGCTTGCCGCTACCGATCTGACGTCGCGTTACGACAACGTGCCGGTGGTGCCGACGGCAAAATAG
- a CDS encoding TerC family protein: protein MDLSFLFADWLGTPVWMWLGFIAVVIALLVFDLGVLHRDHREIEARESLVLSAGYIGLGLAFGGWVWWQLGAEPGMNYLTGFVVEKTLALDNVFVIALIFSFFAVPRKYQHRVLFWGILGVIVLRAIMIGLGAALVSQFGWVLYIFAAFLILTGIKMLWMGDKEPEIGNNPVIGFLRQRFKVTDEHHGPNFFVRKLDPQTGKMVRYITPLFMALVMVEIADVIFAVDSVPAIFAITTDPFIVYTSNIFAILGLRALYFALAAMIHRFTYLKPALAVVLLFIGGKIFVADLLGLEKVPAALSLGVTFAIIAAGIIWSLIKTRRSAASVKEAGA, encoded by the coding sequence GTGGACTTGTCGTTTCTGTTCGCCGACTGGCTGGGCACGCCGGTCTGGATGTGGCTTGGCTTTATCGCCGTCGTCATCGCCTTGCTTGTGTTCGACCTCGGCGTTCTTCACCGCGACCATCGCGAGATCGAGGCGCGCGAGAGCCTGGTCCTGTCGGCGGGCTATATAGGCCTTGGCCTCGCCTTTGGTGGCTGGGTCTGGTGGCAACTCGGCGCCGAACCTGGCATGAACTACCTGACCGGCTTCGTCGTCGAAAAGACTTTGGCGCTCGACAATGTCTTCGTCATCGCGCTGATCTTCTCGTTCTTCGCGGTGCCGAGGAAGTATCAGCACAGGGTGTTGTTCTGGGGCATTCTCGGCGTGATCGTGCTGCGCGCCATCATGATCGGATTAGGCGCGGCGCTGGTCTCGCAGTTCGGTTGGGTGCTCTATATCTTCGCTGCCTTCCTGATCCTGACCGGCATCAAGATGCTGTGGATGGGCGACAAGGAGCCCGAAATCGGCAACAATCCCGTGATTGGCTTCCTTCGGCAGCGCTTCAAGGTCACGGACGAGCATCACGGGCCGAATTTCTTCGTCAGGAAGCTCGATCCGCAGACCGGCAAGATGGTTCGCTACATCACGCCGTTGTTTATGGCGCTGGTCATGGTCGAGATCGCCGACGTGATCTTCGCGGTGGATTCGGTGCCGGCGATCTTCGCCATCACCACGGACCCGTTCATCGTCTACACCTCCAACATCTTCGCCATCCTCGGCCTGCGTGCGTTGTATTTCGCGCTCGCCGCGATGATCCACCGCTTCACTTACCTGAAGCCGGCGCTGGCGGTTGTGTTGCTCTTCATCGGTGGCAAGATCTTTGTCGCCGATCTGCTGGGCCTCGAGAAGGTCCCCGCGGCGCTGTCGCTCGGCGTTACCTTTGCGATCATCGCTGCCGGCATCATCTGGAGTCTCATCAAGACGCGGCGCTCTGCGGCGTCGGTCAAAGAGGCGGGTGCATAG
- the yghU gene encoding glutathione-dependent disulfide-bond oxidoreductase, producing MTETNDYTPPKVWVNKPSGGQFANINRPVSGPTHEKELPVGKHPLQLYSLATPNGQKVTIMLEELLALGHKGAEYDAWLIKIGDGEQFGSGFVAVNPNSKIPALMDRSGAKPIRVFESGAILTYLAEKFGALLPTDPAARAECFSWLFWQMGSAPYLGGGFGHFYAYAPTKIEYAIDRFAMETKRQLDVLDKRLADNEYIAGPDYTIADIAIFPWYGGLVKGWLYGDSATFLSAHEYKNVLRWAEQLAKRPAVNRGRIVNRISGDPKSQLHERHDAGDFDTKTQDKIVKA from the coding sequence ATGACCGAGACGAACGATTACACGCCGCCCAAGGTTTGGGTGAACAAGCCCTCAGGCGGCCAGTTCGCCAACATCAACCGTCCCGTTTCGGGGCCGACTCATGAAAAAGAACTGCCGGTCGGCAAACATCCGCTGCAACTTTATTCTCTGGCCACGCCTAACGGCCAGAAGGTGACGATCATGCTCGAGGAATTGCTTGCCCTCGGGCACAAGGGCGCGGAATACGACGCCTGGCTGATCAAGATCGGCGACGGCGAGCAGTTCGGCTCCGGTTTCGTTGCCGTCAATCCGAATTCGAAGATCCCGGCCTTGATGGATCGCAGCGGCGCAAAGCCGATCCGCGTCTTCGAATCCGGCGCCATCCTCACTTATCTCGCCGAAAAGTTCGGTGCCCTGCTGCCGACCGATCCGGCCGCGCGCGCCGAATGCTTCTCCTGGCTGTTCTGGCAAATGGGCAGCGCGCCCTATCTCGGCGGCGGCTTCGGTCACTTCTATGCCTATGCGCCGACCAAGATCGAATACGCGATCGATCGCTTCGCGATGGAGACCAAGCGCCAGCTCGACGTGCTCGACAAGCGTCTCGCCGACAACGAGTACATCGCCGGGCCCGACTATACGATCGCCGACATCGCCATCTTCCCATGGTACGGCGGACTCGTGAAAGGCTGGCTCTATGGCGACTCCGCCACCTTCCTGAGCGCCCACGAATACAAAAACGTGCTGCGCTGGGCCGAGCAGCTCGCGAAGCGGCCCGCCGTCAATCGCGGCCGTATCGTCAACCGCATCTCCGGCGATCCCAAGAGCCAGCTCCACGAACGCCATGACGCCGGCGACTTCGACACGAAGACGCAGGACAAAATCGTAAAGGCATAA
- a CDS encoding DMT family transporter encodes MQGSMAGWGSGLLGVIIFSGSLPATRVGVAAFSPMFLTSARAAIAAALGAAFLYGLRQARPARADIVPLFIVAIGVVVGFPLCTALALQHITAAHSIVYVGLLPLATAMFGVVRGGERPKPAFWLFSVLGAAVVAGFALRNSDGASVAGDFLMVAAILLCGLGYAEGATLSRRLGGWQVISWALLMSLPAMAAIAFATMPETWGGVGVPAWLALGYVSVFSMLVGFIFWYRGLARGGIAAVGQLQLLQPFFGLMLAALLLHEAVAWSMIASTAIVVLCVAGAKRFA; translated from the coding sequence ATGCAAGGCTCGATGGCAGGATGGGGCAGCGGCCTGCTCGGCGTCATTATTTTCAGCGGCTCGTTGCCGGCCACGCGCGTCGGCGTCGCCGCATTCTCGCCGATGTTCCTGACGTCGGCGCGCGCCGCCATCGCAGCCGCACTTGGCGCTGCTTTCCTCTACGGCTTGCGCCAGGCGCGCCCCGCGCGCGCCGACATCGTCCCGCTCTTCATCGTCGCCATTGGCGTGGTGGTCGGCTTTCCGCTGTGTACCGCACTGGCGCTGCAGCACATCACCGCGGCGCATTCCATCGTTTACGTTGGCCTCTTGCCGCTCGCGACCGCGATGTTCGGCGTAGTGCGCGGCGGCGAGCGGCCGAAGCCGGCGTTCTGGCTGTTCTCGGTCCTTGGCGCTGCCGTGGTTGCCGGCTTCGCGCTGCGCAACAGCGACGGGGCGTCGGTAGCGGGCGACTTTTTGATGGTGGCCGCGATTTTATTGTGCGGGCTCGGCTATGCCGAAGGCGCGACCTTGTCGCGCCGGCTCGGCGGCTGGCAGGTGATTTCCTGGGCGCTTCTGATGTCGCTGCCGGCGATGGCCGCGATCGCATTTGCCACGATGCCGGAGACATGGGGCGGCGTCGGCGTACCGGCGTGGCTGGCGCTGGGCTATGTGTCGGTCTTCAGCATGCTGGTCGGCTTCATCTTCTGGTATCGCGGGCTGGCACGGGGCGGTATCGCCGCAGTGGGACAGTTGCAATTGCTGCAGCCCTTCTTCGGCCTGATGCTGGCGGCGCTGCTGCTGCATGAGGCGGTGGCATGGAGCATGATCGCCTCGACGGCCATCGTCGTTCTGTGCGTGGCGGGGGCCAAACGTTTTGCCTGA
- a CDS encoding VOC family protein — MQQIAVITLGVAELARSRRFYTEGFGWTPVFENDEVIFYQMNGLVLATWLTAALANDMARGNLLRPGAFALAHNVREKEQVAPLIERLAAAGGNLLRLPDEPAHGGFRGYIADPDTHAWEIAWNPAWPIDDHGHVKFASG; from the coding sequence ATGCAACAGATCGCAGTGATCACCTTGGGAGTCGCCGAGCTGGCTCGCTCGCGGCGGTTCTACACCGAAGGCTTTGGCTGGACGCCGGTCTTCGAGAACGATGAGGTGATCTTCTATCAGATGAATGGTTTGGTGCTGGCGACCTGGCTCACGGCGGCGCTTGCGAATGACATGGCCCGCGGCAACCTGCTGCGACCCGGCGCCTTCGCCCTCGCGCACAATGTCCGCGAAAAGGAGCAGGTGGCGCCGTTGATCGAGCGCCTGGCCGCGGCTGGCGGCAATCTGCTGCGGCTGCCTGACGAACCGGCGCATGGCGGCTTTCGCGGCTATATTGCCGACCCCGACACGCACGCTTGGGAGATCGCGTGGAATCCGGCGTGGCCGATTGACGACCATGGCCATGTGAAATTCGCGTCTGGCTGA
- a CDS encoding alpha/beta hydrolase family protein, producing the protein MPFARRLLAIVIFALGLAAQPAAAQGSGAIQVAAGVTYEFIGRWDADKLNKVLTEDTPKFFGVTVKYSAAKNAVKLYRVTYNSVVPERGNKPIVATGLIAIPDIAGTSFPLVSYQHGTVYEKTQVPSYPDQSPETQLMLAQFGGQGYIVIGADYFGMGASKEPEGYMVKASHQQASYDMLIASRAVLAHMKLESPKLFIAGWSQGGFVTMAFLEKLEAAGVKVDAAATASAPVDIFVALNGFLSFPRKIDADWVNSLFILSSFSFENYYGVPGLARSLIADAYYDVARKAYLREPFNPADVPTDLRKLLKPDYFNPQFFAESAYGKLVAQTAAYRWIVKSPTRNYYGETDEAISIGLGQLAATYQHAIGNGNTQVQAVSTGPTSHRGTYATAVPQWKIWFDGL; encoded by the coding sequence ATGCCCTTTGCACGTCGATTGCTGGCCATTGTCATATTTGCGCTGGGTTTGGCAGCCCAGCCTGCGGCAGCGCAGGGCAGTGGTGCCATTCAGGTCGCCGCGGGGGTGACCTATGAATTTATCGGCCGCTGGGATGCCGACAAACTCAACAAGGTGCTGACCGAGGACACGCCTAAGTTTTTCGGCGTCACCGTCAAATACAGCGCGGCGAAGAACGCGGTGAAACTGTACCGTGTGACTTATAATTCCGTGGTGCCGGAGCGCGGCAACAAGCCGATCGTGGCGACCGGGCTCATCGCCATTCCCGATATCGCAGGTACGTCGTTCCCGTTGGTCTCGTATCAGCACGGAACGGTCTACGAAAAGACGCAAGTACCGTCTTATCCGGATCAATCGCCGGAGACGCAGCTGATGCTCGCGCAGTTCGGTGGCCAGGGCTACATCGTCATCGGCGCCGACTATTTCGGCATGGGCGCATCGAAAGAGCCGGAAGGCTACATGGTCAAGGCCAGCCACCAGCAGGCGTCCTATGACATGCTGATCGCCAGCCGTGCCGTGCTGGCCCACATGAAGCTGGAGAGCCCGAAGCTGTTCATTGCCGGCTGGTCGCAAGGCGGCTTCGTCACCATGGCATTCCTGGAGAAGCTGGAAGCGGCCGGTGTGAAGGTCGATGCCGCGGCCACGGCCAGTGCGCCGGTCGACATCTTCGTCGCGCTCAATGGCTTCCTCAGCTTTCCGCGCAAGATCGACGCCGACTGGGTGAACTCGCTGTTTATCCTGTCGTCGTTTTCGTTCGAGAATTACTATGGCGTGCCGGGACTGGCGCGATCGCTGATCGCCGACGCCTACTACGACGTCGCGCGCAAAGCTTACCTGCGCGAGCCGTTCAATCCCGCCGACGTGCCGACCGATCTGCGTAAATTGCTGAAGCCGGATTATTTCAATCCGCAGTTCTTCGCCGAGTCGGCGTATGGGAAGCTCGTGGCGCAGACCGCCGCCTATCGCTGGATCGTCAAGTCGCCGACGCGCAATTACTACGGCGAGACGGACGAGGCGATCTCGATCGGTCTCGGCCAGCTCGCAGCGACCTACCAGCACGCCATCGGCAATGGTAATACACAGGTTCAGGCAGTCTCGACCGGGCCGACCTCGCATCGCGGCACCTATGCGACTGCCGTGCCGCAATGGAAGATCTGGTTCGACGGACTTTGA
- a CDS encoding VOC family protein gives METMEIHRGRLIDHIQLVVDDLAAARRFYEAVFKVLDIPLGGSADDYFWADELFVSTPGSEAALGKTTGRHHLAFQAKDEATVEAFYKAALAAGGKDNGAPGKRKYHPGYYAAFVLDPAGNNIEAVYHGPAKRSAPSVKFEFEM, from the coding sequence ATGGAAACCATGGAAATTCACCGCGGCCGCCTGATCGATCACATCCAGCTCGTGGTCGACGATCTTGCCGCGGCGCGCCGTTTCTACGAAGCGGTGTTCAAGGTGCTGGACATTCCGCTGGGCGGAAGTGCCGACGATTATTTCTGGGCCGATGAATTGTTCGTCTCGACGCCGGGCAGTGAGGCCGCGCTCGGCAAGACGACCGGGCGGCATCATCTCGCCTTTCAGGCCAAAGATGAGGCGACGGTCGAGGCATTCTACAAAGCCGCGCTCGCCGCAGGCGGCAAGGACAACGGCGCGCCGGGCAAACGCAAGTATCATCCCGGCTACTACGCTGCTTTCGTGCTCGATCCCGCCGGCAATAATATTGAGGCCGTCTATCACGGCCCGGCGAAACGCTCGGCGCCGAGCGTGAAGTTCGAGTTCGAGATGTAG
- the arsK gene encoding arsenite efflux MFS transporter ArsK, with product MRLWAEIAALGVTQIIGYGTLYYSFSILEPSISRDFGWSSEWMFGAFSGALLIGGLVAPLTGRAIDRFGAGRVMAGGSLVAALALVGCALAPSGAAFVPALFAIEIASTLVQYGAAFSLLVQRHHDRAQRSIVYLTLIAGFASTMFWPLTTWLHHVLTWQQVYLIFAASHLILCLPIHAWLSRPVADASPKEEEVRAEASGAIQSADGLLLPAARRKGLVLTAGAFAFESFISSAILVHMLPMLQALGLGLAGVVVSTVFGPSQVASRFINMVFGKGISQLTLAIISAALLPGALIVLSASAPSLVGAVLFAILFGMGSGLYSIVGGTLPLELFGRRGYGTLQGQITSVRLIVGSAAPFAFAVMMDRTSPAGAVVMSAVLGSGAVLMLLAIKRLMSEPSPDV from the coding sequence ATGCGGCTCTGGGCTGAGATCGCCGCTCTGGGTGTCACCCAGATCATCGGCTACGGCACGCTTTATTACAGCTTCAGTATTCTCGAGCCGTCAATTTCGCGGGACTTCGGCTGGTCGTCCGAATGGATGTTCGGCGCTTTTTCCGGCGCCTTGCTGATCGGCGGGCTGGTCGCGCCGCTGACTGGACGGGCGATCGACCGCTTCGGCGCCGGGAGAGTCATGGCCGGCGGATCGCTGGTTGCAGCGCTGGCGCTGGTTGGCTGTGCGCTGGCGCCGTCCGGAGCCGCTTTCGTGCCGGCGCTGTTCGCGATCGAGATCGCCTCGACGCTGGTGCAATATGGCGCGGCATTCTCGCTTCTGGTGCAGCGCCATCACGACAGGGCCCAGCGCAGCATCGTCTATCTGACGCTCATAGCCGGCTTTGCCTCGACGATGTTCTGGCCGCTGACGACGTGGCTTCACCACGTGCTGACGTGGCAGCAGGTCTATCTCATCTTTGCCGCTTCGCATCTGATACTGTGCCTGCCGATCCACGCATGGCTGTCGCGACCGGTCGCGGACGCTTCACCGAAGGAAGAGGAGGTCAGGGCGGAAGCGTCCGGCGCGATACAATCGGCCGACGGCCTGCTGCTGCCGGCGGCGCGGCGCAAAGGCCTTGTGCTGACGGCGGGGGCCTTCGCCTTCGAGAGCTTCATCAGTTCTGCCATTCTGGTTCACATGTTGCCGATGCTGCAGGCGCTGGGGCTTGGGCTTGCCGGTGTCGTGGTCAGCACCGTGTTCGGGCCGTCGCAGGTGGCGAGCCGCTTCATCAACATGGTGTTCGGAAAGGGGATCTCCCAGCTCACTTTGGCAATCATCTCGGCTGCGCTTCTGCCGGGCGCGTTGATCGTGTTGTCGGCCAGTGCGCCGTCATTGGTAGGAGCTGTGCTGTTCGCAATTCTCTTCGGCATGGGCAGCGGTCTTTACAGCATCGTCGGCGGTACTTTGCCGCTGGAGCTGTTCGGTCGGCGTGGCTACGGCACGCTTCAGGGCCAGATTACGTCGGTACGCCTGATTGTCGGATCGGCGGCGCCGTTCGCCTTCGCGGTGATGATGGATCGTACCAGTCCCGCGGGCGCGGTGGTGATGTCAGCCGTTCTCGGCAGCGGCGCCGTTTTGATGCTGCTTGCGATCAAGCGGCTGATGAGCGAGCCTTCGCCTGACGTCTAG
- a CDS encoding SRPBCC family protein has protein sequence MTDIMTSGSYGEVIEPATLKIERVLPGPIERVWDYLTKSDLRRQWLASGDMAKKAGSEFELTWRNDELTNPPGQRPEGFGEQHTAVCQLLEYDPPHILSYTFGKHGEVTFTLTPKGNEVLLTLVHRRMPDPGIMAMVGPGWHAHLDVLVAKMRGLKTVPFWDSWVKLKAEYAKRLPI, from the coding sequence ATGACCGACATCATGACTTCAGGCAGCTACGGTGAGGTGATCGAACCAGCGACGCTGAAGATCGAACGCGTATTGCCCGGGCCTATCGAGCGCGTCTGGGACTATCTGACGAAAAGCGATCTGCGCCGTCAGTGGCTCGCCTCGGGGGACATGGCCAAGAAGGCCGGTAGCGAATTCGAACTCACCTGGCGCAACGATGAACTCACCAATCCGCCGGGCCAGCGGCCCGAAGGTTTCGGCGAGCAGCACACCGCGGTCTGCCAGCTTCTCGAATACGATCCGCCGCACATTCTGTCTTACACCTTCGGCAAGCACGGCGAGGTAACATTCACTCTCACGCCGAAAGGCAACGAGGTGCTGCTGACGCTCGTTCACCGCCGCATGCCGGATCCCGGCATCATGGCCATGGTCGGCCCCGGCTGGCACGCCCATCTCGACGTCCTGGTGGCGAAGATGCGCGGGCTGAAGACCGTCCCGTTCTGGGATAGCTGGGTCAAACTCAAGGCCGAATACGCCAAGCGTCTGCCGATCTGA
- a CDS encoding YciI family protein, translating to MFIVLLKFSDNKAKAGQFMDGHKAWLKRGFDDGIFLMSGSLKPQLGGGIMAHNTSREALEARVNDDPFVTHGIVVPEIIEIEPSQRQPQLEGLFG from the coding sequence ATGTTCATTGTACTGCTCAAATTTTCGGATAACAAAGCAAAAGCCGGTCAGTTCATGGACGGCCACAAGGCCTGGCTGAAACGCGGCTTCGACGACGGCATTTTTCTGATGTCCGGCAGCCTCAAGCCGCAACTCGGCGGCGGCATCATGGCGCACAACACGTCACGCGAAGCCCTTGAGGCCCGGGTTAACGACGATCCATTCGTCACCCACGGCATTGTCGTGCCCGAGATCATTGAAATCGAGCCTTCCCAGCGCCAACCCCAGCTTGAGGGCTTGTTCGGCTAG
- a CDS encoding LysR substrate-binding domain-containing protein, whose amino-acid sequence MPFRPTLRQLEYVVALAEYAHFGKAARRCHASQPTLSVQIGLVEEGLGVQLFERTPTSVLITPAGEKVVHGARLTLAAMNDLLDSVASDTRALGGAVRLGTPPSFGPYFLPTFLPPIHRTYPDLKIYIAEDRPAAIEASVAEGLLDCGIGPGCERPGLAFMRIGTERFFLGVPADHRLASKSAAHVSDLKGERLLALGSGNRLLDNVRHLAEASGAIVVDDYEGTSLDAIRQMVSIGMGCSLFPELYARAEFRHAEDVRLLEIEDWRETRAVGLYFRDTSGRKRHFEELAAEARRAAAKLGISAATK is encoded by the coding sequence ATGCCCTTCCGCCCTACCCTTCGCCAGCTGGAATATGTGGTCGCACTGGCCGAATACGCCCATTTCGGCAAGGCCGCCCGCCGTTGCCACGCCTCACAGCCGACCCTTTCGGTGCAGATCGGGCTGGTCGAGGAAGGTCTGGGCGTCCAGCTGTTCGAGCGCACGCCGACCTCCGTACTGATAACGCCTGCCGGGGAAAAGGTCGTTCACGGCGCCCGCCTGACGCTCGCCGCCATGAACGACCTCTTGGATTCGGTGGCGAGCGATACGCGCGCGCTGGGCGGCGCGGTGCGGCTTGGCACGCCGCCGAGCTTCGGCCCCTACTTCCTCCCGACTTTCCTGCCACCGATCCATCGCACCTATCCCGATCTCAAGATCTACATCGCCGAGGACCGCCCAGCCGCGATCGAGGCATCGGTCGCCGAAGGCCTGCTCGATTGCGGTATCGGGCCGGGGTGCGAACGGCCGGGACTTGCGTTCATGCGCATCGGCACCGAGCGGTTCTTTCTCGGCGTGCCCGCCGACCACCGTCTCGCGTCGAAATCGGCCGCGCACGTTTCCGACCTCAAGGGCGAACGTCTGCTGGCGCTGGGCAGCGGCAACCGGCTTCTGGACAATGTTCGCCATCTGGCGGAAGCCAGCGGCGCGATCGTCGTCGACGACTATGAAGGCACCAGCCTCGACGCCATCAGGCAAATGGTGTCGATCGGCATGGGCTGCTCGCTGTTCCCCGAACTCTACGCACGCGCCGAGTTTCGCCATGCGGAAGACGTGCGGCTGCTCGAGATCGAGGATTGGCGGGAGACTCGCGCCGTCGGTCTCTATTTTCGCGATACCAGCGGGCGCAAGCGCCATTTCGAGGAACTTGCGGCCGAGGCACGCCGCGCCGCGGCGAAGCTCGGGATCAGCGCGGCGACAAAGTGA